The following proteins come from a genomic window of Alicyclobacillus dauci:
- a CDS encoding ABC transporter permease, which produces MRHFIRRTFILLLTLWTAVTLNFFIPRLMPGNPAEAILAKFQSKGNLSEASVHALEVMFGINTHQTMLQQYWQYWREVFRFDFGLSYTYYPQTVSSLIAQALPWTLILIGVTTVIGFIGGTLLGIFAAWRNGTKTDAILTLTSTITQIFPYFWFALLCVYFLAFLLHIFPLSQGYSADFMPGWDTGFILSAIYHSILPALTILVTSVGGWLLGMRNNMISVLSEDYITLGKAKGLSNTTVALQYAARNAILPSLTGFALNLGFIVGGNVLVEVVFAYPGLGNLLFTAVTNEDYPLMQAIFLIIVVCVVLANFVADLVNVLIDPRIRRAGG; this is translated from the coding sequence ATGAGACATTTTATCAGACGGACATTTATCTTATTGCTCACACTTTGGACTGCGGTCACACTCAACTTCTTTATTCCACGCCTAATGCCGGGAAATCCAGCGGAGGCCATCCTCGCCAAATTTCAAAGCAAAGGGAATCTCTCGGAGGCCTCCGTTCATGCGCTGGAAGTGATGTTTGGCATCAATACACACCAGACGATGCTCCAGCAGTACTGGCAGTATTGGAGAGAAGTGTTTCGCTTTGACTTTGGGCTGTCGTACACCTATTACCCCCAAACCGTCAGCTCACTCATTGCACAAGCACTGCCCTGGACGTTGATTTTGATCGGTGTGACGACGGTCATTGGCTTCATCGGAGGTACGCTGCTGGGGATTTTTGCAGCATGGCGAAACGGGACGAAGACAGACGCCATATTAACCCTAACGAGCACTATTACGCAAATTTTTCCCTACTTTTGGTTTGCCTTGCTGTGTGTTTATTTTCTTGCCTTTTTGTTGCACATCTTTCCACTGTCACAGGGCTATAGTGCGGATTTCATGCCCGGATGGGACACAGGGTTCATTTTAAGTGCCATCTATCACTCCATCCTGCCGGCCTTGACGATATTGGTAACCTCCGTCGGCGGTTGGCTGCTCGGTATGCGCAACAACATGATCTCCGTCCTTTCGGAGGACTACATTACGCTTGGCAAAGCCAAAGGATTATCGAATACGACAGTTGCACTGCAATATGCCGCACGAAACGCCATTCTTCCCAGTTTGACTGGATTTGCATTAAACCTCGGCTTTATCGTCGGAGGCAATGTACTGGTTGAAGTGGTCTTTGCTTATCCCGGACTTGGAAATCTATTGTTCACGGCCGTAACGAACGAAGACTATCCGCTGATGCAGGCGATTTTCCTCATTATCGTGGTCTGTGTCGTGCTTGCAAATTTCGTTGCCGATCTCGTCAACGTTCTGATAGACCCACGAATTCGAAGGGCGGGTGGTTGA
- a CDS encoding ABC transporter permease, with protein sequence MNKKARVGVIILVCFVILAIFAPLIAPYSPIDKSFDSMAGPSMKHLFGTTQIGQDVFSEWVWGTRTSLLVGCIAGLSSTFLGLLIGLLAGYLPGVVDEILSYVMNVFLVLPALPLMIVLAAYSPVKGMGLIILVIVFTGWAWGARVFRAQVSTLRTRDYIVAARFAGDSLPRVLFKEIFPNMLSLVAAGAFSAAITAILAEAGLEFLGLGDPTMLSWGTMMFWAQNSGALLQGQWAWMLVPGASISLLGASLILMNFAVDQLSNPRLKKR encoded by the coding sequence GTGAATAAAAAAGCACGCGTCGGTGTCATTATTCTCGTCTGTTTCGTGATTCTGGCCATCTTTGCGCCACTTATCGCGCCTTATTCGCCGATTGACAAGAGTTTTGACTCGATGGCCGGTCCCAGCATGAAACACCTGTTTGGGACAACCCAAATCGGCCAAGACGTGTTCTCTGAGTGGGTATGGGGAACGCGAACGTCGCTTTTGGTGGGATGCATCGCGGGGTTGTCGTCGACATTTCTCGGTTTGCTCATCGGACTCTTAGCAGGCTACCTGCCTGGTGTCGTTGACGAAATTCTCTCCTACGTGATGAACGTGTTTCTTGTGTTGCCTGCACTGCCGTTGATGATCGTGCTGGCGGCTTATTCGCCCGTCAAAGGAATGGGGCTCATCATCCTGGTCATCGTCTTCACCGGCTGGGCGTGGGGCGCACGGGTATTTCGAGCACAGGTGAGCACGCTGCGGACTCGCGACTACATTGTCGCCGCCCGATTTGCAGGTGACTCGCTGCCGCGAGTTCTCTTTAAAGAAATTTTCCCAAACATGTTGTCCCTTGTTGCGGCTGGCGCCTTCAGTGCAGCCATCACAGCTATCCTTGCCGAAGCGGGGCTCGAGTTCCTTGGTCTAGGCGACCCGACGATGCTCAGCTGGGGAACGATGATGTTCTGGGCGCAAAACAGTGGAGCACTGCTGCAAGGACAGTGGGCGTGGATGTTGGTTCCGGGTGCGTCCATTTCACTCCTCGGCGCGTCGCTTATCCTGATGAACTTTGCCGTTGACCAATTAAGCAATCCACGTCTGAAAAAGAGGTGA